The Gordonia mangrovi genome includes the window CCACCCGCACGAAGCCTCCTTCGCCGGTGGGCGTCAGATCAGGCCCGGCCCGGACGTCGCCGTCTCGCACAGAGCGGGTTCGGAAGGGGGGCCCCGAGATCCACGTCGCCACTCCACAGATGCAGCTGTCGTCGAAACCTGCCGCGCTGGTGCTGCGGACGGCGCGCTTGGCCGGGCCCATCTTCCGGGACGAGGCCGCCGAACAGAGCGGACTGAGCGTGTCGACGGTGAACCGGCAGGTCGGTGCGCTGCTCAAGGCAGGGTTGCTGCGTGAACGGGCCGATCTCGCGCCGGCGGGGGCCATCGGCCGACCGCGTTTGCCGTTCGAACTCGACGTCGCCGGCTTCCTGACACTCGGCATCCACATCGGCTACAAGGTCACCTCGATCACCACCCACGACCTCTATCACCGGGTGGTCGGGGCGATCCAGATCGAGACGCCGGCGGCCGACACACCCGACCAGGTGCTCGTCGCCATCGGCGAGAGCGCGCGCCGCTTCCTGACCCGATGGACGGGTCGTCGAGTGTTGTGGGCCGGTGTCGCACTCGGCGGCCGTGTCGCGCCCGGCGGTCTCGTCGACCATCCGCGACTGGGCTGGACCGCGGCCCCGGTCGGCCCGGTGATCGCCGAGACGGTCGGGCTGCCGGTCTCGGTGGCATCGCATGTCGAGGCCATGGCGTCTGCGGAACTGGTCGTCAATCCGGAACAGAAGAAGTCGAGCTTCCTGTACTTCTACGCCCGCGAGATGGTCGGTACGGCCTTCTGTGTTCACGGGACCATCCACACGCCGGCCGCGGGACCACCGGTCATCGGACATTTCCCGACCGGGCCGACCACGTTGCTCGACCCGGAGAAGACCGGGCAGCTGGAGGCGGCAGCCAGCGACACCGGCGTCGTCGACGCGGCGCACGCGCTGGGGATGACTGTGAGCGATATCGAAGGTGTGCACGACCTCGCCCGCACCGGCGATGCGACCGCGCGGGCATTGCTCGAGGAACGCGCCGAGGTTCTCGGACGTACCGTCGCGTT containing:
- a CDS encoding ROK family transcriptional regulator, whose amino-acid sequence is MQLSSKPAALVLRTARLAGPIFRDEAAEQSGLSVSTVNRQVGALLKAGLLRERADLAPAGAIGRPRLPFELDVAGFLTLGIHIGYKVTSITTHDLYHRVVGAIQIETPAADTPDQVLVAIGESARRFLTRWTGRRVLWAGVALGGRVAPGGLVDHPRLGWTAAPVGPVIAETVGLPVSVASHVEAMASAELVVNPEQKKSSFLYFYAREMVGTAFCVHGTIHTPAAGPPVIGHFPTGPTTLLDPEKTGQLEAAASDTGVVDAAHALGMTVSDIEGVHDLARTGDATARALLEERAEVLGRTVALIADIFNPDHIVLGGQAFTDFPATLPTVATALKATSVVANRDVRVSHSGSTVQQQAAGAVSLDAIYADPLEAVAVTA